A portion of the Camelus ferus isolate YT-003-E chromosome 16, BCGSAC_Cfer_1.0, whole genome shotgun sequence genome contains these proteins:
- the LOC116656684 gene encoding lysozyme-like protein 6, with translation MPGLLLISLASCLLAINQASPISRCDLAKVLHEEDLDGFEGYSLSDWLCLAFLESAFNITKVDENTDGSFDYGIFQINSHYWCNDYQSHTENICHVDCQELLSPNLLPIINCAKKIVSGAGGMKNWVKWRLHCAGRPLSYWMTGCHLG, from the exons ATGCCCGGCCTGCTGCTCATCTCCTTGGCCAGCTGCCTGCTGGCCATAAATCAGGCCAGCCCCATCAGCCGCTGTGACTTGGCCAAGGTGCTGCATGAGGAGGACTTGGATGGGTTTGAGGGCTACTCCCTGAGTGACT GGCTGTGCCTGGCTTTCTTGGAAAGTGCCTTCAACATAACAAAGGTAGATGAAAATACCGATGGCAGCTTTGACTACGGCATCTTCCAGATCAACAGCCACTACTGGTGCAACGATTACCAGAGTCACACGGAAAACATTTGCCACGTGGACTGTCAAG aACTGCTGAGCCCCAACCTTCTCCCAATCATCAACTGTGCAAAAAAGATTGTGTCCGGAGCAGGGGGCATGAAGAACTG GGTAAAATGGAGGCTGCACTGTGCGGGCCGGCCACTCTCCTACTGGATGACAGGATGCCACCTGGGATGA